The following are from one region of the Fusarium verticillioides 7600 chromosome 1, whole genome shotgun sequence genome:
- a CDS encoding hypothetical protein (At least one base has a quality score < 10) has product MSQPTNPQYNTGDAYTRDMNGRPIDIESGSSARDRAFPKNSPRPLRLKDRVVRITWSWFPCTMSTGGLANLLNEQPYTFTGLKTIGKIFFILNIILFLTFTALIAARFAMKPRAFSTSLHHPSESFFFGAFWVSIALILTGAQSYGGPETGEWFTTAMRVVFWIYYACEMVVAVTQYHIIFETERLDISEALPGWILPAYPFLVTGILAAKVAGSQPQWSAVQIIVAGLMGQGLGWMLALFIYAVYLSRLIQHKLPDASKRPGMFIAVGPTAFTCGGLIALGTQAKSALPDDFLSTPSIPAGELWSGMSVAAGLFIWLMAIWFSALSAISVLRAARRMEFSLSWWALVFPNVGLALASINVGNTLSSRGIKIFGSALTVVLVIVWFICAAFHIRAIIRRDLLAVGKDLEVEHVNKQHDIKAEKQRD; this is encoded by the exons ATGTCGCAACCAACTAATCCCCAGTACAACACAGGGGACGCCTACACACGCGACATGAATGGCCGCCCCATAGACATCGAATCCGGCTCATCAGCACGCGACAGAGCATTCCCCAAAAACTCCCCTCGACCACTCCGTCTAAAAGACCGCGTCGTCAGAATAACATGGAGTTGGTTCCCCTGCACAATGTCAACAGGCGGTCTCGCCAACCTCCTCAACGAACAGCCCTACACATTCACCGGCTTAAAAACCATCGGCAAAATATTCTTCATCCTAaacatcatcctcttcttaACCTTTACAGCCCTCATAGCCGCACGCTTCGCGATGAAACCCCGTGCTTTTTCAACAAGTCTACACCATCCATCTGaatctttcttttttggggCGTTCTGGGTTTCTATTGCGTTGATACTTACTGGAGCGCAGTCGTATGGTGGACCCGAGACGGGGGAGTGGTTTACGACGGCTATGAGGGTGGTGTTTTGGATTTATTATGCTTGTGAGATGGTGGTGGCTGTGACGCAGTATCATATTATCTTTGAGACGGAGAGGCTTGATATTTCGGAAGCGTTGCCGGGATGGATATTGCCTGCGTATCCGTTCTTGGTGACGGGGATACTGGCGGCCAAGGTGGCGGGGAGCCAACCGCAGTGGAGTGCGGTGCAGATTATCGTTGCTGGTTTGATGGGCCAGGGCCTTGGATGGATGCTTGCGCTGTTTATTTATGCTGTTTACTTGTCGAGGCTGATTCAGCACAAGTTGCCGGATGCGTCAAAGAGGCCTGGCATGTTTATCGCCGTTGGACCTACAG CTTTCACGTGCGGTGGTTTGATCGCACTCGGCACACAAGCCAAGTCCGCTCTTCCAGATGACTTCCTCAGCACTCCCAGCATCCCCGCCGGCGAACTCTGGTCCGGCATGTCAGTAGCAGCCGGGCTCTTCATCTGGCTCATGGCGATCTGGTTCTCAGCCCTGTCCGCGATATCAGTCCTCCGCGCCGCTCGAAGAATGGAGTTTAGTTTGTCATGGTGGGCACTTGTCTTCCCCAACGTCGGTCTCGCTCTTGCGAGTATCAATGTTGGAAATACTTTGTCATCGAGAGGGATCAAGATTTTTGGGTCTGCGTTGACGGTTGTGTTGGTTATTGTGTGGTTTATCTGCGCGGCGTTTCATATCAGAGCGATTATCAGGAGGGATTTACTTGCTGTTGGGAAGGATCTGGAAGTTGAACATGTTAACAAACAGCAcgatatcaaggctgagaagcaaAGGGACTAG
- a CDS encoding hypothetical protein (At least one base has a quality score < 10) encodes MADADSIFATASMRGENASSGRRYMLERSVARTMGRPHSISDRDIDVALPANIDDELDTDEAILAAIAESHQHPSQITALTPAIHIFRLQQIDSKISYTVCRVDKDISEIKPHKVTRLRQALEEWKAGIPQTGPENKTHPYLTTDYHMIQYHKAIILLNLPFLPTLTPQSPTFHEIVHSAGQVCSLSKRLHDQQTYISFSLLSLHANFVAGLVMVYCFCLDSSIFSPKFSSSVRACSTMLYIISERWPRAVQARNAFDRLVAATIESDHESNNGILRSEDKLNVSQDGFVADETGNLEVWNSFESILGDHQIDLGTWMHDSIFDTMGTYQPMDWTE; translated from the exons ATGGCAGATGCGGACAGTATCTTTGCGACAG CCTCGATGAGAGGAGAAAACGCATCTTCTGGACGGCGGTACATGTTGGAGAGATCAGTTGCTCGGACCATGGGTCGACCTCACTCCATCTCCGACAGAGACATTGACGTTGCGCTCCCAGCGAACATCGACGATGAACTGGACACTGACGAAGCTATCCTCGCAGCCATTGCAGAGTCACACCAACACCCTTCTCAAATCACCGCACTCACGCCAGCCATTCATATATTTCGGCTACAGCAAATAGATTCCAAGATTTCATACACAGTATGTCGCGTGGACAAAGATATCTCCGAGATTAAACCGCACAAGGTGACCCGTCTTCGACAAGCTCTAGAAGAGTGGAAGGCCGGAATACCTCAGACCGGTCCAGAGAATAAAACGCATCCTTACCTCACAACAGACTACCATATGATCCAATACCACAAAGCCATTATACTCCTAAACCTCCCCTTCTTACCAACCCTCACCCCACAGAGTCCAACATTCCACGAGATCGTCCACTCCGCCGGGCAAGTCTGCTCCTTATCAAAACGTCTTCACGACCAGCAGACATAcatctcattctctctcctctcactACACGCCAACTTCGTCGCTGGCTTGGTAATGGTCTACTGTTTCTGCCTCGACTCGTCAATCTTCAGTCCCAAGTTCAGCAGCAGTGTGAGAGCGTGTAGTACGATGCTGTACATCATTTCCGAGCGATGGCCGAGAGCGGTTCAGGCGAGGAATGCATTTGAtcgtcttgtcgctgctACGATAGAAAGTGACCACGAATCAAATAATGGTATTTTGCGGTCTGAGGATAAGTTGAATGTCTCGCAGGATGGCTTTGTGGCAGATGAGACTGGTAATCTGGAGGTTTGGAATAGCTTTGAGTCGATACTTGGGGATCATCAGATCGATCTGGGGACTTGGATGCATGATAGCATTTTTGACACGATGGGCACGTATCAGCCAATGGATTGGACGGAGTAG